A genome region from Salvelinus alpinus chromosome 26, SLU_Salpinus.1, whole genome shotgun sequence includes the following:
- the LOC139554404 gene encoding uncharacterized protein, with product MPGCFSRLAERVPGRRRPTASTGCSNSFVACFSCLFLFCRVRDCRQVDSDFEEETTVLDEVQLNVPLDDVPDVPQLPVLLDVQNAAIILEDVPDVQTILERVVVRMHHVSRVRGLETQLVRAISKETARLSPEGIPYCATKVQSITWIQRVAGRVTHYASHLRHETSVDVTLGCYQQTDVSVVYAILHMGLDGLLSSSAWSEAASSSTPTTQQFTDPEAEGHNCYEGWEEDLLPEEREVPLVNLYITTKRVEDIALRLVSLRQAFTTLLGSTLSRNHLFVAGKVLLGALVQANHMDEAKIICTYNDFVDYLSYPSKRNDIERELAEAKIHHVNMIDVLFELVLFGMMTAQKSLMVHPGGFVERLYALLYSFLPTAANMEPEANRYLLLLNVRVKRLLPVYFHILSVLPFYFLIHG from the exons ATGCCTGGGTGCTTTTCAAGACTGGCGGAGAGAGTGCCTGGACGTCGGCGGCCTACTGCGTCGACAGGTTGTTCAAATTCATTTGTGGCTTGTTTTTCTTGTCTTTTTCTGTTTTGCAGGGTTCGTGATTGTCGACAGGTGGACAGCGACTTCGAAGAGG AAACAACTGTCCTGGATGAGGTCCAGTTGAATGTGCCATTGGATGATGTGCCAGATGTTCCACAGCTGCCAGTCCTCCTTGATGTCCAGAATGCTGCTATCATCCTTGAGGATGTGCCAGATGTGCAGACTATCCTTGAG CGGGTGGTGGTAAGGATGCACCACGTGAGTAGGGTGAGAGGCCTGGAGACTCAACTGGTGAGGGCCATCTCCAAGGAGACAGCCAGGCTTAGTCCAGAGGGCATCCCCTACTGTGCCACCAAAGTGCAGTCCATCACTTGGATCCAG cgtGTGGCTGGCAGGGTGACCCACTATGCGTCTCACCTCCGCCACGAGACGTCTGTGGACGTGACGCTTGGCTGCTACCAG CAGACTGATGTCTCAGTGGTGTACGCCATTCTCCACATGGGGCTGGACGGGCTTCTCTCCTCTTCAGCGTGGTCGGAGGCTGCCTCCTCGTCTACGCCCACCACACAGCAGTTCACTGACCCAGAGGCTGAGGGCCACAACTGCTATGAG GGCTGGGAGGAGGACCTGCtgcctgaggagagggaggttccTCTGGTAAA CCTCTACATTACCACCAAGAGAGTGGAGGACATCGCCCTGAGGCTCGTCTCCCTGCGCCAGGCCTTCACT ACCCTGCTTGGTTCCACCCTGAGCAGGAACCATCTGTTTGTGGCGGGAAAGGTCCTCCTGGGTGCATTGGTTCAGGCCAACCACATG GACGAGGCCAAAATCATCTGTACCTATAACGACTTTGTGGACTACCTGAGTTACCCCTCCAAGCGGAATGACATTGAGAGGGAGCTGGCTGAGGCAAAG ATCCATCATGTGAACATGATAGATGTCCTCTTTGAGCTGGTGCTGTTTGGGATGATGACAGCTCAGAAGTCCCTGATGGTG CACCCAGGTGGGTTTGTGGAGCGTCTGTACGCTCTCCTGTACTCCTTCCTGCCCACTGCTGCCAACATGGAGCCAGAGGCTAACAGATACCTGCTGCTGCTCAATGTAAGAGTCAAGAGGTTACTTCCTGTTTACTTCCATATTCTTAGTGTACTTCCTTTTTACTTCCTTATTCATGGTTAA